ATGACAGATATGTGGCCATATGTCGACCTCTAGAGTACCACTGTGTCATGTCCAGGCAAAGGGTTTTAAAGTTAGCGTGTTTCTCTTGGTTAACACCGTTCTGTATTATGGGCACAAACGTTTCTCTGACAGCACGGCTGAAGTTGTGCAGCACTTTTATTCCCAGACTCTTTTGTGTGAACTGGATTATTGTCACCCTCGCTTGTTTCCCAGCTGAAGTTGTTGTTAACAACATAGTTGCATACATCACAATActcatttatgtatttcatgGTGTTTTCATTGTTTGGTCCTACATGTACCTCATCAAAACCTGTGTGCATTCTGCAGAAAACAGGGCAAAGTTCATGCAGACGTGTGTGCCACATTTGGTCTCCTTAACAACTTTTCTTTTGACAATTCTCTTTGATGTTATGAATATGCGAATTGCCTCAACAAAATTACCTCAAACCCTCCAAAATCTTCTCGCAATAGAGTTTCTTGTCATTCCTCCGCTCATGAATCCTCTCATCTATGGTTTCAAATTGACCAAAATTCGAAACATAATTCTGGGACATGTTACTTGTAGAGAAAGAGTAAACTTTTAGTTCTGTAGGTGAAGCAAAATCTAAATTCTGCTTCTGAAATTGTTTCTTGTAAATATCTAAACTGTTGGTTGTTTTTCTGAAGTAAGTTGCATGTTAACATTGAGTCAATAATATTTTTGGCGTGCTTTAATAGAGTGATTGTCGACCTGAGGCCTTCACAGGTTTCAGGCGATCATCTCTGGGAGTCAGCAGATGGTtgtgaacaaaaaataaaaaaatacatgctgTACATGGCATAAATTGTACCAGTGATAAGATGTTGCTTCAGAATGAGTGTGTTGTGtggacaataataataaaaaagactgAATCTAAAATTGACTTTTTCTGCACCACTGAGAAAACTAACAACCTTTTATTAACTGTGATCTTATTGACTGTGAACATGCTGTTGTGTCAATCGCATATAAAGACACTAAAGTCAAAATTGAATATTGTTCTGTTTGTGAGTCAAGTCTCTTCTGTCGCTGTAGTTTTCATGAGGGATTTTGTAAAACAGGGAGGACCAGAGCAGGTCAGAAAACCTGCAGCTATGTAGAGAATCAGAGGGTTAAACGCAGCACTTTTATTATTCCTGTGTCTTGACATTAAAAATGCTGCAATAATGtcttttaaagagagagagagacaacgtTTTACTAAACTGAAACTTATATTAAAGGTTTGGCTTTTGCCCACAGATGAATTGGCAAATCTAAGTATCCCACAGGTGTGAAAAACTAGGCAAACTTTTACAATAGTTGACTGGCTTgttgacatttacagtatattaaagGTTTGGGTTCTGCTCCAGAC
This genomic interval from Solea solea chromosome 2, fSolSol10.1, whole genome shotgun sequence contains the following:
- the LOC131474836 gene encoding olfactory receptor 2K2-like, yielding MDNVSVITIFYLSGLNETINHRFLLFFLTLLCYCAILLVNIALIVTVVLDKSLHEPMYILLCTFCINGLYGTAGFYPKFLWDLLSPVHVISYSGCLVQAQVMYSFACGDLSILAVMAYDRYVAICRPLEYHCVMSRQRVLKLACFSWLTPFCIMGTNVSLTARLKLCSTFIPRLFCVNWIIVTLACFPAEVVVNNIVAYITILIYVFHGVFIVWSYMYLIKTCVHSAENRAKFMQTCVPHLVSLTTFLLTILFDVMNMRIASTKLPQTLQNLLAIEFLVIPPLMNPLIYGFKLTKIRNIILGHVTCRERVNF